CCTACACCCAGCCGCGCAGCCAGTAGACGAACAGGCCCGCGTATTCCTTGATGATGGAGCGGCTGGCGTCGAACGTGCGCTGGTCGGGCACCCACAGCGACAGCGAGCCGTCGGTGGGCGGCACGATCTGCGGCGGCGCCGGCGCGGCGATGGCGACCACGCCCTGCTTGGCGAAGGCGGCCATGGCGCGCGGCATGTGCAGCGCGGAGGTCACCAGCAGGATCTTGCCGATGCCGCGGGCCTTGAGCTGGTCCTCGGTCATGGCGGCGTTCTCGTAGGTGGTGCGGCTGGAGTTCTCCAGGATCAGCGCCGTTTCCGGCACGCCCTGCTGGCGGATGGCGTGGGCCATGCCGCGGGCTTCGCTGACGTCGCCTTCCAGTGCGCCGCCCGACAGCAGCACCTTGGGCGCGCGGCCGGCCAGGTAGAGCTGGGCGGCGATGTCGATCCGCACCACGGCCTTGTCTTTTTCATAAGGCAGGAACCAGTTGGCGCGGCCGTTGGCCGTGTTGCCGCCCAGCACCACGATCGCGTCGGCGGTCGGGGATTGCTCGGGCGACAGGTGGGGATAGCGGCTTTCCAGCGCTCCGCCCAGCCAGACCGAGGTCACCGGCAGCGACCAGGCCAGCGCCCATAGCAGGCCCGCGACGATCAGCGCGCCGCCGGTCTTGCGCAGCCGGAACAGGCCCAGCACCAAGCCGATGACGACCAGCGTCATGCACAGGTTGAATGGAATGATGAGGTTGGTCAGATAGCTGGAAAAGGTCATGTCTAAACAATCCGGTTACTGCTGGCCGTCCAGCAGGCGCCTGGCCTGCCGTTCGACTTCATCCTCCGGCGGCCATGCGTCTTCGGCGCCCACGCAGACCGCGCGCGGCGACCAGGGGCCGGTGCGGCCGGGCCGGGTGACGCCGAACAGCGTGAGCTGCCGTGCGGACGCTGCGGCGGCCACGTGCGAGACGCCGGAATCGTTGCAGATCACCAGGGCCGACCGCGCGGTCAGGGCGGCGAAGGCGCCGAGCGAAAGCGGCGGCAGCAACTGGGCGGTCGGCGCATTGCGCCGGGCCTCGTCCGTTTCCGCGGGAGGAGGGCACATTACCACGGTATGGCCCTGATTCTGCAAGCCGCGGGTAAGTGTATCGAATCCTGGCCAGACTTTGACCTTGCCCTTGTGCAGGCCGGTGGCCGTGGGCGCGATCAGGACGAAGCGTTTGCCTGTCAGCCCGGCGGCGGCCAGGGCCTCGTCGGCTGCCCGCTCGTGGGCGGGCGTGAGCGGCAGGTCCAGCGTCGGGGCGGGGTGGGCCGGGCCGGCGGGCAGGCCCCAGCGCGTGAGCGCGGCGCGGGTCAGGTAGTGCCAGGATTCGACGGCGTGCAGGGACGCCTCCGGCTTGTTCACCGGCCAGCGCAGCAGCAGGCTGCGGCCGTCGTCCCGGTAGCCCGCCGACGGCAGGCCCGCCAGCCGGAACACCAGGGCGCTGGACAGCGAGTCGGGCAGCAGCAGGCCCCGGGCGCGCCTGCCGTCGACGCCCAGCGCGCGACGGTGGGCGCTGACCGCGGCCCGGTCGGGCCCAACCTTGCCTCGCATCGCGATGAAATCCTGCTTGTCGATGCCTTCCAGCAGGTCCCGCGCCCACGGGCGGGCGCAGATCACCAGGGGCAGGCCGGCCGCCTGCAGGGCGCGCAGGCTGGGCAGGCTCATGCAGACATCGCCAACCCAGTTGGGCAGGCGGACATACAGACAGCTGAATTCGGACATGGGCGGGCGCCGGGGCGCAGGTCAAGGACGGGACAGGGGGCGGACGGCGGCGCGCAGCCGGTACAATCCACCGCATAATTGTATTGAAGCGAGTGATTCCTTTGAATTCTGCCGCACGCAAAGCGACCTTGGGCTCCGAGCCTGTCAAAGCCGAACTCTGGGGGCGGATCTACAAGCGCGTGGGCGCCTACTGGAAGGGCCTGGTGCTTGCCATCCTGCTGATGGCGGGCGCGGCGGCCACCCAGCCCACGCTGGCGGTCATCATGAAACCGCTGCTCGACGAGGGCTTTTCCGGCGTCAAGCCGCATTATGTCTGGTCCTTGCCGCTGGCGGTGGTGGGACTGATCTTTGTGCGCGGGGTCTGCAATTTCTTCAGCGACTACCTGCTGGCCTGGGTGGCCAACAACGTGTTGCTGGGCATGCGCCGCGACATGTTCGAACGTCTGCTGGGGCTGCCCGACGCCGACTTCAAGACCGGCGACACCGGCCGCCTGCTGAACCGCTTCACCATCGACGCCGGCAACGTCACCGGCTACGCCACCGATGTGATTTCCGTGCTGGTGCGCGAAACCCTGGTCGTGATCGCGCTTATCTGCGTGCTGCTGTACATGTCCTGGGTACTGACCCTGATCATCCTGATCATGCTGCCGGTGTCGGTGCTGGTCGCCCGCGTGTTCATCAAGCGCCTGCGCAGCATCAACCGCGACACGGTCAACATGAATGCCGAGCTGACCCGGGTGGTCAGCGAGGGCATCGACGGCCAGCGCGTCATCAAGCTGTTCGACGGCTATGAGGTCGAGCGCGGCCGCTTCGCCTTCGTCAGCGGCAAGCTGCGCCGCTTCGCCATGCGCACGACCACGGCCGACGCCGCGCTGACGCCGCTGACCCAGGTCTGCATTTCGATTTCTGTGGGCGCGGTGATCGCCGTCGCCCTCAGCCAGGCCAATAGCGGTTCCCTGACCGTGGGCAGCTTCGCCTCGTTCATGGCCGCCCTGGCGCAGATTTTCGATCCCATCAAGCGCCTGACCAACGTCGCCGCCCGCATGCAGAAGATGCTGGTGTCCGCCGAAAGCGTGTTCACGCTGATCGACCAGAAGCCGGAAATCGACCAGGGCACGCGCACGCTGCCCGAGCCGGTGCGCGGCCGCGTGGAATTCCGAGGCGTCGGCCATCGCTTCCCCGACGCCGACCGCGACACGCTGCACGACGTGTCCTTCACCGTCGAGCCCGGCCAGACCGTGGCGCTGGTGGGCCGCTCGGGCAGCGGCAAGACCACGCTGGTGAACATGCTGCCGCGCTTCGTGCTGGCCGAGACCGGAACCATCCTGGTCGACGACGTGCCCGTCAACGACCTGACGCTGCGCAGCCTGCGCTCGCATCTGTCGCTGGTCAGCCAGGACGTGGTGCTGTTCGACGACACCATCGCCGCCAACGTCGGCTACGGCGCGCTGGGCGAGGCGAGCGAGCAGCAGGTCCGCGACGCGCTCGCCGCCGCCAACCTGCTGGAATTCGTCGAGGGCCTGCCCAACGGCCTGCAGACCCAGGTGGGCGAGAACGCCGCGCGCCTGTCCGGCGGCCAGCGCCAGCGCCTGGCGATCGCGCGCGCCCTGATCAAGAACGCGCCCATCCTGATCCTGGACGAGGCCACCTCGGCCCTGGACAACGAGTCCGAGCGTCAGGTTCAAGCCTCGTTGGAACGCCTGATGCGCGGTCGCACCACGCTGGTCATCGCGCACCGCCTGTCCACCGTGCAGAACGCCGACCGTATCATCGTGCTGGACGCCGGCAGGATCGTCGAGCAGGGCGCCCATTCCGAGTTGCTGGCGGCCAATGGCCTGTACGCATCGCTCTACAAGATGCAGTTCCGCGAGGACTAGCCCTCCCCGAAGCGCTTGCGCGCTGCCCCTCGCGGCGCATGCCTGCGGACCGGCAAAGCCGGCTCCGCGGCATCCCGATGGGTGGCGATCGATGCTCTAGATGCCCGACTGAGGGCTGCCCGAACCAGGAGAAGCCTCATGTCCGTGCCCGCCGAAGGCAATCAACTCGTCAACGTCGTCGTGCTGCTGGGCGCGGCGGTGGTCGCCGTGCCGCTGTTCAAGCGGCTGGGGCTGGGGTCGGTGCTGGGGTATCTGGCGGCCGGCCTGGCGATCGGCCCGTTCGGCATCGGCTTCTTTTCCGATCCCAAGTCCATCCTGCACGTCGCCGAGCTGGGCGTGGTGATGTTCCTGTTCATCATCGGGCTGGAGATGCAGCCCTCGCGGCTGTGGAAGCTGCGCGGAGAGATCTTCGGCCTGGGCGTGGCCCAGGTGCTGGCCTGCGGCGCGCTGCTGACCGGGGTCGGCCTGCTGGCCGGGCTGTCGGCGCCGGCCGCGTTCATGGCGGCCATGGGCTTCGTGCTGTCCTCCACCGCCATCGTCATGCAGATCCTGGCCGAGCGCGACGAGACCGCCAGCGCCCAGGGCCAGCGCATCGTTTCCATCCTGCTGCTCGAGGACCTGGCCATCGTGCCGCTGCTGGCATTGGCCGCGCTGCTGGCGCCCGCCGGCACGGGCGGGCACGGCGATCCCTGGACCCAGGCCGCCATCGCGCTGGGTTGCGTGCTGGCGCTGCTGGCGGCTGGCCGATGGCTGCTCAATCCGCTGTTCCGCCTGCTGGCCGCGGCCCGCGCGCGCGAGGTCATGACGGCGGCGGCGCTGCTGGTGGTGCTGGGCGCGGCCTTGCTGATGGAGCTGGGCGGCCTGTCCACCGCGATGGGCGCATTCCTGGCCGGCGTGCTGCTGTCCGAATCGACTTTCCGGCATCAGCTGGAAGCCGAGGTCGAACCGTTCCGGGGCATTCTGCTGGGCCTGTTCTTCCTGGGCGTGGGCATGTCGCTGGATCTGTCCGCGGTGGCGCGCGAATGGCCGTTGATCCTGGCGGCGGTGCTGATCTTCATGGCGGTCAAGTCCATCGGCGTCTATGCCGTCGCCCGCGCGTTGCGCGCCTCCCATGGCGAGGCGCTGACCCGCGCCGCGCTGTTGGCCCAGGGCGGCGAGTTCGCCTTCGTGCTGTACGGCGCGGCCGCCGCGGTCGGCATTTTCGACGCCCATCTCGCGGCCGTGCTGACCGCCGTGGTCATCATTTCCATGGCGCTGACCCCGCTGTGCGTGCTGGCGCTGCGCTGGTTGCTGCCCAAGCCGGCGCCGTCCATGGACGGGGTGGACGTGGCGCGCGACCTGGACGGCTGCGCGCTCATCATCGGTTTCGGGCGGTTCGGCCAGATCGTCACCCAGGCCATGCTGGCGCGCGGCATCAAGGTGTCCATCCTTGACACCGACACGGACGCCATCCGGGCCGCCGCCAAATGGGGCGTGAAAGTCTATTACGGGGACGGAACCCGCGTGGACATGCTGCGCACCGCCGGCGCCGGGACCGCCAAGCTGATCCTGGTCTGCATCGACGATCCCAAGGCCGTCAACCATGCGGTCAAGCTGATCAAGTCGGAATTCCCCCTGGTCAAGCTGGTGGTGCGCGCCTACGACCGCATTCATGCGCTGGCGCTGGTGAAGGAGGGCGTGGACTTCCAGGTGCGTGAAACCCTGGAGTCGGCCCTGGCCTTCGGTGAAGCCGCCCTGCGCGAGGCCGGGGTGCCGGCGGACGAGGCCGAGGAAGCGATGGCCGACGTGCGTCGGCGCGACGCCGAGCGCTTCGAGCTGGAAGTGGCCGGCGGCCTGTTCGCCGGCCGTTCCCTGCTGTACGGCAATATGAGCAGCCCGGCCGACGGCCGGAACGACCAGCCGGACCGGGAGGCGCCGGACAGTCACGAGGCCGCGCGCAGCACGTCCGTGTGACAAGCATTCGCGGCATCTATGTAAAGCGATCTTTGCATTTATTTTCGCTTCATTTCACGCGCAAGCCGCGCCTGCTGAGTTAGATTGGGCCGGTCGGTTCTTCATTCCGAAGAGCCCGCCGCCAGGAGGCCGCCATGCTGCAATCAGATCGCATCACCACGCCGCCGCAAGCCATCGGTTTCGAGCTTGCCCGCCGACAGGCCGCCGTGCTGCGCTGCGGATTTTCAGCGCAGGCGATGCGCGAGCTGGTATCGCACTCGGGGGCGGGCGGGCCGGCCTGGGCCATCGGCGCCCACCGTGAAACGGACAAGGCGCGTGGCGCCAAGGGCTTTCCGTTCCGCATCGCCGCCGCCGTGTCCTGATTCGGCGGCCGGCCGGCGTCAGGGCTGGGCCATCGCCGTGCGGCTCTTGCCGGCCGACTTCGCCAGGTACAGGGCCCGGTCGGCCGCGTGCAGCACCGAGGCCCTGTCGGCGCCGTGGCGCGGAATCAAGGCGATGCCGACGCTGCCGCCGATGCTCACCGGCTTGTCCTGGTCCAGATCGTAGGGCAGGGAAACCGAGGCAATGATGCGTTCGCCCAGTTCGCGCGCTTCGGCCTCGGACAAGCGGCCGGCCAGCAGCACGAATTCGTCGCCGCCGATGCGCGCGGCCACCGCGTCCGCCGGCTTGAGCGCGACCAGGCGTGCGGATACCTGGGTCAGCAACGTATCGCCCGCCGCGTGGCCGTAGGTGTCGTTGACGGCCTTGAAGCCGTCCAGGTCCAGATACAGCACCGCATATTCCGCCTGTCCGTGGCCGGCGTTGCGGACGGCGATGTCCAGCGCGCCGAACAGGCCGTGACGGTTGAGCAGGCCGGTCAGCGAATCCTGGCGGGCATGCAGCTCGTTCTCGCGCCGGGCGAGCATGGTGGACACCAGCATGTCGTTCAGCCGGTACGAGGCCATGGACATGGACGTCATGTACAAGGGCACCTGCACCAGCACCAGCCACAGGATGGACTCGTGGGTGAACAGCGCGCCCAGCGCGCAGGGGCCGATGCTCAGTGCGACCATCGCCGCCGACAGGCGCGGCGCGCCGAAGTTGCGCACGCAGATGCCGCCGACCATCGACGCGGCCGACAGGCATGCGAGCGTGGCGGCGATCCAGTCGCCGCTGAGCAGGCTGATGAAGGTGCCGTAGCCCACGCTCAGCGCCCAGCAGAGCGCCAGCACCACGTACAGGTCCGTGTGCGTGGGCTTGCCGGCGAGCGCCGCCCGGCGGGCCGAGGTCAACACCACGATGCGCGAGGCGCAGACCAGCGTTTCCAGCGCCAGCCACAGCAGGAAGGGCGGCTCGGGGCGGCGCAAGGTTATCAGCGCGGCGACCATCAGCGTATTGATGATGCCGCCGAAGAAGATCGGCAGGGAGCCGAACAGGCCGCCCAGCAGAGCGATCTGGATATCGGCGGGCACGTTGCGGCCGGGCTTGACCAGCCATTTCGTCAGGCGCCATGCCGGCAAGCTGTAGATCCGATCCTTTTTTTCCATGGTGTTTCGGAGGCGGCCGCGGGTCCGGTTCAATTCGGCTCGGTCCACGCGCGCGGCCGGATTGCGCCATGGTAGCCGGGGACGGCCGCGGGCGCATCATACGGCAAGTGCCCGCGTCATGTATTCACGGTGTGTTTACACCGTATGCCGCCGCTGCTTGCGCGGCTGCACATGGCCCGGCATTATCTGGCTGCTGCTTTACAGGATATGAATCCGGCCCTCGGCCGCCGCGAAGGAGCGCCGTCTTGATGCCCCACGGCTATGTGCACCGCGCCTTGTACACCTTGGCCGCGCTGGTCGCGGTGGGCATCTGCGTGGCCGCGGCGGCCTTGCTGTGGGTCGACCGGCGCGGCACCTGGGACGCGGCCTATGTCGCGTCGCGCAATCTGGCCGACGGGCTGGCCGGCGCCATCGGCCGCACGCTCCACGTCTACGACCTGTCCTTGCAGGGCGTGATCGAACGGTTGCACGAGCCGGGCGTGGCCTTGCTGGCGCCGCAGACGCTGCATCGCTTCCTGTTCGATCGTTCCGCCTCGGCCGAGTACCTGGGCACCATCCTGGTGCTGGACAGCGACGGCCTGGTCCGCTACGACTCCGCCTCCATCGCACCGCCGCTTACCAGCTTCGCCGATCGCGATTTCTTCCGGGTCCATCGCGATGCCGACGACGTGGGCATGTACCTCAGCCGCCCCTACCGCAGCCGCCTGCGCGGCGGCGACGAGAGCCTGGCGGTCAGCCGGCGGCTGTCCAATCCCGATGGCAGCTTCGCCGGCGTGGTCGTGGGCACGCTGCGCCTGGCGTATTTTCGCGATCGCTTTGCGGGCCTGTCGATCGGCGAGCGCGACGTCATCACCGTGTTCCGCAACGACGGCGCGGTGCTGGCGCGCGACCCGTATTCCATGAGCGACCTGGGCGACGACCTTGCCATGTCGCCGGCCTTCCAGCAGTTCCTGATCCGGCGGGAGGGCGCCTTTGTCGGCATGCTGTCGCCAGACGGCGTGCGTCGCCTCTATACATTCGACAGTGTGGAAGGCACGCCCGTGGTGGTCGCCGTGGCGTTGGCCGTGGACGAGGTGCTGCAGCCCTGGGTGCGCCGGGCGATGCTGATCGTACCCGTCACCATCGCCCTGTCGGCGGCGATGCTGGCGCTGATGCTGCTGTATCGCCGGGAAATGGCGCGGCGCGGCGAGGTCGAGCGCAGGCTGGAGGCGCAGGCGCATACCGATGGCCTGACGGGCATATCCAATCGCAGGCTGTTCGACGAGGTGCTTGAGCGCGAGTGGCAAAGCGCGCTGCGCGAGCGCGCGCCGCTGTCCCTGCTGTTCGTGGATGCGGACCATTTCAAGCGCTACAACGACCGCTATGGGCATCAGGAAGGTGACGCGCTGTTGCGGCGGCTGGCCCAGGCCATCCGCCAGAAGGCCCGGCGGCCGCGCGACCTGGCGGCGCGCTATGGCGGGGAAGAGTTCGTGCTGTTGCTGCCGCGCACGGAAGGGCGGCAGGCCCTCGCCATCGCTGAACGCCTGCGCAAGTCGGTCGCCGCCTTGCGGCTGCCGCACCAGGACAATGGCGGGGGCATCGTCACGCTGAGCATCGGGGTGGCGTCGGCGCTGCCCGAGCCAGGGCAGGCGGCGGCCAGCCTGGTCGAAGCCGCGGACGCGGCGGTCTATCGCGCCAAGGAAGCCGGCCGCAACCGCGTGTTCATGGCCGGACGGTAAGGCGCCGGCGTGCCGGTAGCGCGCGCCGCCCGCAAGGCGGCGCGCTTCAGGCAAGGGCTCAGCGGCCCAGCATCACGGCCTGCAGGCGGGTGTGGGCCTGCTGCACGTTGCGCGCCTGGGTGTTCAGGTCTTGCAGCATCGTGTTCAATTCCTTCTGAACGGCCGGATCGCTGACCTGGACGGTCGAGCCGGAGATCTGGATTTCCTTCTGGTGCTGGGCGACGTAGTCGGCGATCTTCAGGCTGCTGTCGAAAGTGGCGTTGATCTGCGGCAGCACGCTGCGGAAGGTGTCGGCCGGCAGCGTCACGGTCTTTTCATAGGCCTTGGCATAGACGGCCTTCAGGTCGTCGGGCTGCTTGAGCTGCGCGCGGGCGGCGTCGGCCTTGCCTTGCTGCTCCTTCAGCGCCGTGCCCATGTCATTGAGCGCCGTCTGCACCGTCTTCAGGTCGTCGCGGCGAGCGACGATGTCGCTCAGTGTACGCATGCCGCCCTTTTGCATCAGGCTGTTCAGCGGCTTGACCGATGCGTCCATGCCCGAGTTGAAATCCGTGATCACGGCGTAGTGCGCGGCGTAGTCGCCGAAGGACTTCTTTTCTTCCGCCGTCAGCTGCGGCACGCGCACGCCGGGTTTGTCGATGATACGGGTCTGCAGGAATTGCGTGAACGCGGCGCGTTGCTCGGGTTCCTTGTCGCCGCAGGCGGCGAGCAGCAAGGGCAGCGCCAGGGCCAGGGCGACGATCGGGCGGAAAAGGAATTTCATGGAAAAGCTCCTGTGTTGCGGGATATCGGGCGAGCCGCCGGGCAGCAACGCCAAGCGCCGGGAGCTTATCGACTGCTCCCGGCGCCTGCCACAGGTTTAAGACTTGTTTGCAAACGAAGTGGAATGAAACAACTCGGTCACAGAACGATGTGATTCGCGCGTCGTTTGCTGCTACGTGCGCGCGGCGCGCGCTTAGCGGGGTGCCTGGACGGGCCCTAGACCACGAATTGCGGCCGTCCTTCACGGACCCAGCGGGCGTAGCGCGCATCAATGGCCGGGGCCAGCCGTTCGTAGTGTTCCCAGGTGTCCGGCACGCTGTAGAGCGAGGCTTCGTTCACCGAGAAGGCGGCGAAGTAGTCGTCGATGTAGCGGCTGTCGTGATCGTCGCCCACGTAGTACGCCAGGGCGAAGGCGGCGCCCTCGGCATTCAGATCTTCGTCGATCAGTTTTTCGTCCAGCTCGGTGATCAGGAACCGGGCGCCTGTCAATTCCCGGCGTTGCAAAGCGGCCAGCGCCTCGGCCGAATCGTCGATCAGCTCCTCGCCCGCCATGCCGTGCAACAACGCCCAGGCCAGGAACATGCCGATGTGGGTGGCGGCGGCGGATTCAGGCAGGTCGGCGGGATAATCGCCCTCGTAGTGCCAGGATGCATCGTCGAATTTCATCAGGATCTGTGTTCCTTGTCGTGGGAGGGCCACCCGCGCGCCGGGCGGTGCGGGATTCAGAAAACCAGCGGGCGCAGCACCAGCACCCAGACCGCCAGCAACAGGGCCAGCACGCTGATGGCCAGCGAGGCGGTGGCGCCCGCGCGGCCCAGGTCGGCCCGATGGGCGCCTCGACGCCAGCCCGCATAAGTGAGGCCGGCCAGCGCCAGCCAGCCGAGCGCCGCGCCGGCATAGGGCAGGCCGTCGGCGATGCGCGGCAGGAGATTCCAGGCGACCAGCACGCCGAGCAGGGTCAGCGTGCTGCAGAGCAGGGCCATGAAACCCAGCCTGGGACTGAGCCGCATCAGGAAGGACTGAATGCCGCCGGCGATGAAGGCATAGGCCGCGAGCTTGGCGGCGCCGGCCTCGGTGTTGCCGTTCAGGATCAGGGCGAGCGGCGCGCGCGAGCCGGTGCCGCGCAGGAAATAGTAGAAGACGCCGGCGGCGACCGCGCCGAAGCACAGGGCCAGGACGCCGTGCCAGCGCGCGCGCGGGCGGGACGGCGGATGGGCGGCGATAACGGGCGAGGGTAGGTTCATCGGTGATTCCTGTGGTGGTGTTCGCGGGTGGGGCATGTGCTCGGTGCTTGAGGCAGATGCCGGTTCGTCGGCGTGCGGCGTGCGGTGTCTTGCCCTGCCGGCCGACGCTGTGCGGACAGCAACCGGGTTCCGGATTCGGTAGGCGGAGCCGGGCGACCCGTCGGGCCATATGTCAAACCAGGATGATGTCGTACTTCTCTTGCGTATACGTGCTTTCCACTTCCAGCGACACGCGCTTGCCCACGAAATCTCCCAGCATGGCCAGGTGCTGGCTTTCCTCTTCCAGGAAGAGATCCACCACTTCCTGCGAGGCGAGGATGCGGAACTCCTTGGGATTGAACTGCCGCGCCTCGCGCAGGATTTCGCGCAGGATCTCATAGCAGACCGTGCGCGGCGTGCGCACGTTGCCGCGCGCCTCGCACATGGGGCAGGGTTCGCAGAGCTGGTGCGCCAGCGAATCGCGGGTCCGCTTGCGAGTCATCTCCACCAGGCCCAGCTGTGTGAAGCCGTTGACGGTCATGCGGGTGCGGTCGCGTGAAAGCGCCTTCTTCAGCTCGGCCAGCACGGTGTCGCGGTGCTCCTGCTCTTCCATGTCGATGAAGTCCAGGATCACGATGCCGCCCAGGTTGCGCAGCCGCAGCTGGCGCGCGATGGCTTGCGCGGCCTCCAGGTTCGTCTTGAAGATGGTGTCGTCGAAATTCCGGCCGCCGACGAATCCGCCCGTGTTCACGTCGACCGTGGTCAGCGCCTCGGTCTGGTCGATGATCAGGTAGCCGCCGGACTTCAGGTCCACGCGCCGCGACAGCGCGCGCGCGATTTCCTCGTCTACGTTCGCGGTATCGAACAGCGGGCGTTCGCCGCTGTAGTGACGCACCCGCTCCACCACCGACGGCGTATAGGTGCGCGCCCATTCCAGCATGGACGCGGTGGTGGTGCGAGAGTCCACCAGGATGGTGCCGGTGTTCGGACCGACCATGTCGCGCAGCACGCGCTGCGCCAGCGTCAGGTCCTGGTGCAGCAGGGCGGGGGCGGGTTGCGTGCGCGCCAGTGCCTGCACGCTGGTCCACAGCTTGCGCAGATAGGCCACGTCCGCGTTCAGTTCGTCGTCGTTGGCGCCTTCGGCCTGGGTGCGGACGATGAAGCCGCCTTTCTCCCCTTCGGGCATCAACGCCTGCAAGCGTTCGCGCAGCTGCGTGCGCTCGGTCTCGGAATCGATCTTCTGGGAGATGCCGATATGCGGATCATGCGGCAGATAGACCAGCATGCGGCCGGCCATGCTGATCTGCGTGGACAGCCGCGCGCCCTTGGTGCCCAGGGGGTCCTTGACCACCTGGACCATGATGGTCTGTCCTTCGAACAGCAGTTTTTCGATCGGCGTGGGCGGCAGCCCCTGGCTGCGCTCGCCCCGGTTCTCCCGCAGGTCCGCGATATGGATGAATGCCGCGCGTTCCAGCCCGATGTCGATGAATGCGCTTTGCATGCCCGGCAGCACGCGGACCACACGGCCCAGGTAAATATTGCCTACATGGCCGCGCTGGATGCTGCGCTCGACATGCAGTTCCTGCACCGCTCCCTGCTCGACCAGCGCGACGCGAGTCTCGAACGGGGTGACATTGATCAGGATGTCTTCGCTCATTGCGGTGGCAGTGGGCATGGGGCGGTCGTCTCCATTGAGTTGGGTGGGCGGCTTACAAGGCGAATAGTAAACGTACCGCCGGGGCAGGCAAGTCGAGACGGGGCGTTCTCGTTGACGAAGCTGGGGGCGGGTGGCACGGAATGGTGGCTGGGGGCAGGTGTTCGAATCCTGTTTTGCACAGAGGGGCGCGTTGGCGGGAGAGGGGAGAAGGGAGAAGGGAGAAGGGAGAAGGGAGAAGGGAGAAGGGAGAAGGGAGAAGGGAGAAGGGAGAAGGGAGAAGGGAGAAGGGAGAAGGGAGAAGGGAGAAGGGAGAAGGGAGAAGGGGCGCCCTGATTCACGGTCCTCGGAAAAGGGGCGTCGGAAAAGGGACGTCGACGGGTGTGGGCGGGTGTGGGCGGGTGACGGTTGCAGGTGTCCGTTTGAACCAGGTCGTACTGTGCTGCCGCTCGGAAGACAGGGCTGATCGGTTCGTTCTGATCCGGGTGCCCTGAGCGGGTGGCGCGGCCTTCTATATATATATATGGTGTGTCGTCGCATCCTATACATATAGGGATAAAGAGGTGGCGCCAGTGCGGCTGCCAGATCGCGGCGAATAAGTCCGTCGCACTCGGGGCTTCGCGGCGTCAGAAGCGGAGCCGGCGTCGGAGTCCTCAGGCAATGGGTTAGGAGCGAGGCAAGACCAGGGCCATCTCTATATAGGCTGGCCGCAACACACCAGCGAAGCCGGAGCGATCTCGCCACAGATTGCGTCCTGCGCTCGGCAGCCAACATCTTTTTTACGACCGCCGTGTGACAAGCGAAATTTCTGTGCTATAGTCTCGCTCCTTCGCAGTTCAAGCAGTTTTCTGAACCGCGAAGCCAAGCAGGACGCAACGGGTTGTTGGTTTTTCCAGCGATCTGCCGCAGCGGCAAACGAGGTCCTTCGGGGCGTTGAGCGCCAAGCGGTTATTGCAAGGTTCGGTGCAAATCAGGCAGAAGCCAGTTGCACAGACTGCAATAGTGTGTTATAGTTTTGGGCTTGGCTGGTGATGTTGATTCAGGGTTAACCCGGGTGGGCAGTCTGAACAAGATGGCAAGCCAACCGAGGTGTAGCCAACCTTCGATGCGATGCAAATTGAATCGAAGCTGCGGATAGGAAGTTTGAGCGAAAGCACAGGCGACCAGAAAGCAGGGT
The Achromobacter sp. AONIH1 DNA segment above includes these coding regions:
- a CDS encoding diguanylate cyclase, which gives rise to MPHGYVHRALYTLAALVAVGICVAAAALLWVDRRGTWDAAYVASRNLADGLAGAIGRTLHVYDLSLQGVIERLHEPGVALLAPQTLHRFLFDRSASAEYLGTILVLDSDGLVRYDSASIAPPLTSFADRDFFRVHRDADDVGMYLSRPYRSRLRGGDESLAVSRRLSNPDGSFAGVVVGTLRLAYFRDRFAGLSIGERDVITVFRNDGAVLARDPYSMSDLGDDLAMSPAFQQFLIRREGAFVGMLSPDGVRRLYTFDSVEGTPVVVAVALAVDEVLQPWVRRAMLIVPVTIALSAAMLALMLLYRREMARRGEVERRLEAQAHTDGLTGISNRRLFDEVLEREWQSALRERAPLSLLFVDADHFKRYNDRYGHQEGDALLRRLAQAIRQKARRPRDLAARYGGEEFVLLLPRTEGRQALAIAERLRKSVAALRLPHQDNGGGIVTLSIGVASALPEPGQAAASLVEAADAAVYRAKEAGRNRVFMAGR
- a CDS encoding DUF3053 domain-containing protein, giving the protein MKFLFRPIVALALALPLLLAACGDKEPEQRAAFTQFLQTRIIDKPGVRVPQLTAEEKKSFGDYAAHYAVITDFNSGMDASVKPLNSLMQKGGMRTLSDIVARRDDLKTVQTALNDMGTALKEQQGKADAARAQLKQPDDLKAVYAKAYEKTVTLPADTFRSVLPQINATFDSSLKIADYVAQHQKEIQISGSTVQVSDPAVQKELNTMLQDLNTQARNVQQAHTRLQAVMLGR
- the rng gene encoding ribonuclease G; amino-acid sequence: MSEDILINVTPFETRVALVEQGAVQELHVERSIQRGHVGNIYLGRVVRVLPGMQSAFIDIGLERAAFIHIADLRENRGERSQGLPPTPIEKLLFEGQTIMVQVVKDPLGTKGARLSTQISMAGRMLVYLPHDPHIGISQKIDSETERTQLRERLQALMPEGEKGGFIVRTQAEGANDDELNADVAYLRKLWTSVQALARTQPAPALLHQDLTLAQRVLRDMVGPNTGTILVDSRTTTASMLEWARTYTPSVVERVRHYSGERPLFDTANVDEEIARALSRRVDLKSGGYLIIDQTEALTTVDVNTGGFVGGRNFDDTIFKTNLEAAQAIARQLRLRNLGGIVILDFIDMEEQEHRDTVLAELKKALSRDRTRMTVNGFTQLGLVEMTRKRTRDSLAHQLCEPCPMCEARGNVRTPRTVCYEILREILREARQFNPKEFRILASQEVVDLFLEEESQHLAMLGDFVGKRVSLEVESTYTQEKYDIILV